The DNA window GCGTGCTGAGTTTGTGCCGTACGAGCATTTGCGTATACGTAATAAGCGTTTTCCGTGGGGTGATGGCAAGAAAAGTCTTTTTCACAATGCTCACGTAAATCCATTGCCAGATGGTTATGAAGAGTAGTGTGTCGTGAGGCACAAGTGCAAACTTCGATACAAGTTTGCTTAATTTGCTAGTCGTgcaaaagtaaaataaaatatacAACAAAGATGCGTTGGTTTATTTCTGTATAgaattaaggttgcacagagaatgcgtaaaattcgcaaacgaaaaaagcagtttttttccacaccgtatgtcagatcttcataaaaatcaatcagcgtatgtagaatgttgttactgtactgctgattgatttttatgaagatctgacatacggtgtggaaaaaaactgcttttttcgtttgcgaattttacgcattctctgtgcaaccttaatgaAGTTTAGAAACTAGAATAAAAAGGTTAATATGAATTGGAAATCTACTTATTAGATGTCCGTGCTTTTCCGGATTTTTGATCGCCCTTCCAAAACAAAACACTATagtgagatatctgacgtttaaaataatCACACTGATATCttacatttttatactaccgccctcccctcaAGACCAGaggcggtttgttttcctcccaattcgccgtgcaatcgatttgttttccacccaattcaaacgtcaaatcggcgcaataccaacgcagctggataagtctacacgctcgtaaaaagttactcaGATTCTGAGTACTTTTAACTCAGTTTTGAATGATGTTCGTAaacgtcaaaaattgagttgtcATGTATAATATCTCTGAGTAACTCTGACTCTATTTTTGGGTATTACACAAGAAACCGTTTTGGAGTTACCAAACGGAAAAGCCGTTTCTCGCCAAGTTAAAAATTCCAAGCGTCATCCGCCATTTTCCATTAGTAGGTACACGCTCGTTTAGTTATCGCTCATCactttttcacaaataaaaatttgttcaaatatttataatagttgaAGCTAGAGTTGTAGTgtgtaaaatacattttaattGAAAGAGTGGATTTGAACAACCAGCATGCAGAAGATTTCGGAAGAGGTGGATGCTGAAACTGCAATGAAGTTGCGAGGTAATATTCacgttatattatattatatatatatatatatatatatatatatatatatatatatatatatatatatatatatatatatatatatatatatatatatatatatatatatatatatatatatatatatatatatatatatatatatatatatatatatatatatatatatatatatatatatatatatatatatatatatatatatatatatatatatatatatatatatatatatatatatatatatatatatatatatatatatatatatatatatatatatatatatatatatatatatatatatatatatatatactggaAAAAAAGTGTAAGGTTTCAGGTTTCTCATGCCATGTGCCAAATTGTGGGAAGATGATTCCTGGACACGTGGATGAATTGAAGGAACACTTCCGGTTGGTACACAATTTGAACACCAGCAAAGCAGCCGCTCAACCTTTCCTTTGTTCAGAATGTGGTTCACTGTACCAGAGGTTTAAGAGCTTGAAACGGCACATAGAGAGTGTTCATCCACTAATTACAGAAAATTCTACAAATATTTCATACGACCATGACGCTGTtgaacaaattcaaaataatcatCCGGAAAATATGCTCGTAGATGATGATTATCTGTTGAGAATAACGAATACTATATTCTTTAAAACGGCGCCGTCGTTGGATGAAATTACtaagaaaattagtaaattcGCCACAGATTTGCGAAAAGATGTATCTCTTCCcgagacaaaaatcaaaaagttcTTACAGGTTACCTCGAATCTTATAGAAGATTACGAGTGTTACATGTTGAATCTATTCagagaatttttgaaatcgaaGTCGATCCCATTAAACGATACCGACgctttgaaatttataaacgaCGCATCTTTGGATGGAATTTTTGCAGACGTAGCTTCTCCAAAAGACAACCTAGCATATTTGTCTGGAGTTGCGGGTTGTGCTGTGCCAAACCCTAGGGAAGAAGTCTTGGGAAGAACTAGAATCACTAAAACTGTCCCCGCGATTACCAAACTAGGCAAAAGAAAAAGTGTACAAATAGTGAAAGACGTTGCTCACTATATTCCACTAACCAGCATTTTAGCACTGGTTATGAAGAATCCCGGAGCTCGCAAGATGATAGCAGAAGAAGCAGTGAATGACGATATCTTGTGCGGTTTCAAAGATGGTCAACGTTTCAAAACACACCCATTCCTGACACGGTTTCCCGATGCATTACGACTCTCGCTTCATCTGGACGATGTCGAATATCTGAACCCTTTGGGATCacgcaaatcaaaaaaaaaacttaccaaTTTCAGTGTTAAAATTGAGAATCTCCACCCCGCAATTAATTCATCCTCCAACAGGATATATCTAACGCTTACAGTTCGCTCAagagatgtaaaaaaatatggctacaATAACGTTATGAAACCGCTGATTCAAGATTTGCGTGAGCTTGAATCAGATGATGGTGTTGTAGTACAATATGGGAGTGAAAAGTTTACGATGAGGGCAGTTCTAGTGCATGTTTTGGGGGACACGCTGGCAATTCATGAAATTTTCGAGTTAATGGGGCCCCAATCAAGTCTATTCTGTAGAATGTGCTATGCGACGCGTACTGCACTTCATTGTGGAAACATTGGTGATACCTTCCCTCATCGCACTGAAGAAAGCATACAAGGTGATTTAAATGCTCTTCAAAGCGGAACTAAAACACCTTCACAATGCGGAATCATTCGAAAATCAGCACTGAATGAagttaaatatttcaacatagCGGAAAATAACACGTTTGATCCAATGCATGATCTTTTGGAAGGCGTCGTCATGGTCGTaatcaaatgtgttttgaacGAAGCTGTAAATATCCATAAAGTGATAACGATTAGTCAAGTCAACCAAATTATACAGCATTACGAATACGGTATAACTGAATCGGCTGATAAACCTACCGCTAATTTTACTTGCGAGAAGTTAAAAGCACGTGGACATGCTATTCCTCAGTCAGCTTCGCAATGTTGGCTTCTCCTTCGAGCATTCCCTTTTATGTTCAACCAGATTCTCggatttaattcaaatttatcaTCATTGCTTAGAGCTCTCATGAAAATAACTTATTATAGTTTCTCCAATAAGCTAACATTGAATCAGATTAACGATCTGGAAAACGAAATCGAATGTTTTTACAAGTTGTTCAAATCCTGCATCCCTGCCATCAACCCTACCAATAAATTCCATCACATCTCTCATTATCCCTACATAATTCGTCAGGATGGGCCAGTTGTTAATCATAGTTGCTTACGCTTCGAAGCGAAATTCAAGGAGTCGAAATCCCAAGCGAAGACATGCAACAATTTCATCAATTTAACAAACAGCTTTGCTAAGCGCCTGAATCTAGCACAGATAACCACTATTCTTGACCATTCATACGAAATTGGTACGGTAGATATCGTTTCGTCAAAGCACATACACAAAAAATCTCTAAGTAATTTACTCCTGATCCGGGATCTACCAGATTCAATCAAATATATAAAccatatgaaaataaataacacaAGCTTTCGGCCGGGACTGATAGCGAAATACCAAGTATGCAACGAAATGTCCTATGGTTTGATAATAGATATATTGCAATCGGATAATCAAATTGTTTGCCTAATACAGCATCTCGAATGCGAATATTGTTTACAATACAACAGTTACAAACTCAAAACTGACAGTCAAGTTATTCGCATATCACACAAGAacttgcaaacgaaaaaaacatacaacttaTGGAGTATATACGGAGATTCAGAAGAAAACTACTATATAAGTTTGAAATATGTAGTTAGTAGGGAAATAAACttggaaataaatttataataaaataaacaacaatcaaGAAAGTAGTGCAAACAACTTGAGATGTCACTTTAAACCTTTATATATACTTATTCGCTCTTTTCAGCCCAAAAAATAAACGATCAGAACCTAGTTCTGCTCAACGATGCCGACCTAGTTGAAATGGGGATAATCGAAAAAGGATCCCGTCTAACAATTCTTAACATAATAAAAAACTATAGTTCTGAAGCTAATCCGACCAAAGATAAAATTGATGAGACTTCCactaatgttcaaaatttggtaaactttcTACTATAATTACTGTAAGCGCTTGTCGTACTATACATATTTAACGTTTTCAGATTAACCGTTCGACATTCGAAGATGACGCAAAAttccgaatgaaaattttgtatccaattttgGATCAAGGGATCGTACCAGATAAGGACGGTTTAAATCATCTTACACGAGTCGCATGCAAGCAAATGGAGACTCAAATAATGGACGGTCAAAGGCAAGTAGaaagttttatttgttactCTACTAGTGCATCAAACTATGAACACTCCTTAAAGTGTGATAGAATGAATTGTTTACATTGAACCGCACGAGTCTCCGCTAGAGCAACCTTGCGGCGAAATGCGCAATGCATATACATATTTATAGggcttacggccaatttctttatcctcgcttaaattttaaaccgggttcaccagtacgtttaaacctggttaAGACGTTAGGCGAgaatgaagaaatcggcccttagtagTCCTTCGAGCAAATATGCAGGTGACCTAACACTGTCTATGAGCAGAGAAAAGCAATGCCTTTCGTTGTGAAGCTTCTATTTCAAAAAACATCGTAGTCAATCAGTATCATGCATTATTACTTCATTGAGCCTATGAAACTATGAAGTATGCATAGTAATGAAGCACGGCCAAACAACTTCACTTCTGATTATAAATATAAAGAAATGTATGAAACACAGTACAAACTGCTAGAGGAAACCACATAGTTATCAGTTCTTCGCATCCTGATTTCAATATTGACCATTCTTTACACATCTTCAATCTGGTTCGATTTATAAACTTCGGCATAAGAACGTACATGCGTCTTTGACGGTGGTACTTAGAAAGCGTAATTCGTCATGTTCCGGCACAAAATTATAAAGACGACCGACGACGACGAATTATAATAACTTAAACATTTAAACCAACAGAATTTAAAGGTATACAATTTCTGTTTATAGCGAgcgtgtttatttgtttacatataCAGTTCAATCGTAAATCGACCAAAGGGTCTAACTAAGCCGCAATGTCGTTGAATCGAGcaacagcgatgccagatttacagactgtggacagatttgctgcactgagaaacaaaaatatgcagaattagcatactttcattcccgtctcttttgctgtaattctcgacgaacatatgattacggcctaaaagccaaccgtcaaaatccactttgaatggaaattccagacaaaccgttactagtcgaacacagctcacaacagtttatgaaagagaaaacttttctctttcgtttactaccaacatctgtgattggcgtgtaacggtttgtccggaatttccattcaaagtggattttgacagttggcttttaggccgtaatcatatgtttgtcgagaattttcatgcattttctagcatatacttctagtaaatattcaatgagtggatagaccgaatacgtccaatgcacaaaatttgcagcagaagaaacgagaggcagatcaaaaagtatgatatcggtgattaaaaaaaagttctgcgTATGCCTGGTCCAGACatttacagacttttaaaacagTAATAAACTGACCGATTTTCTTCAGAAAATAATAGATGTGTCCCAGCATGCAAAGAATTACGAATCAAATACCGTTCATACTTTTaccatttagattttttttaagaaatttagaacTTAATCTTTCACGGAATCTTTTTGGTCTTTTTCGGAGTAACGAACCAATGATCTCTAAATGCGCAGGTATCCTTCTGTTGATCAACAGCATGCGGCAGCTGTTCAAATCGTAAAATTATTTCCACAACTTAGTAATACGCGAGTCACACCAACTGCTCCTGATGAGGTTTGTTATTCTATGCTTATTTAATttctctaatataattataattattttcatgctAGTCATTTTTCTTTTGGCGCAACGGAGGCAAGGAAAAGGGTGCTCATACTGGCATGATATTTCATCGCATCCGGAATGTCATCAAACAGCTACCTGCAGGAAAACATAAATATAATCGAGGAACTATGCCTGTAGAAGAGTCCGTTTCAACTGAACTTGTAGAGCGGGCTCAATTGCTCCGAGTAATGCTTGCATCGGCATCAGTAGCAGaacatatttgtgatgaaatggaccGATGCTTTCCAGTCCTCAAACTGttattaaaagaaaagaaacccgTTAATGATATCTTGGATATGTTTCCACACCTGTGTTCATATGAAGGATTGGTGGtaacatgtttattttttattatttactatttcacTTTATGGTATTCACGGAACATATGAATATTTATATCATACCACTTTTTCTAGATTCGTCAAATGTTTGAGAGATTGTATCCTAACAGAACAGAAGGTCTCAAAATCGAGGATGTCTTCTCTCAGTGTCTATCTTATTCACCGTCCAGATTCTCTAGAGTAGAAGATGgtgagatatatttttttttaaatttagccCAAAGGTCtgtcataaaattttaaatttgtaaaactaTTCACAGATCACATTCGAGGATGCTTGAGAATAATTTCTCATATGCCAATTCGCGGACAAAAAAGAACGCTGGTAGGCTGTCCAACTGTAGGCGAAGAACATTCGGCTTCAATTTTAATTCGTTGGATTGGGGTAAATGCAATATAATATACATAAGGTTAGATGTAATGATTTTATATCATCATTAGGAGTGCTTAGATACATACGTGGCATCCCCCGCAACTGATTCCAAACTACACATGGTGTGCGTAGCAAGCCCGATGAAAAGAGGAAATTATGCCGTCAtttgtgagaaaaaagttatattcgagaCTAACAATTCTATTCATGCAgtggaaattttattcaaatgctACGCAGTTCTCGGAGTGGAGGTGCCACCTAATTTTAGAATGTTTTGGGACTTTCTGGCATGTgccatatataatataattccgCACAGTCAGAGGACAACTGTGAATAGACTCGTCCAAACTTTTATTGAAGTTTCCCGCGCACGTATTGACAACAAATAaaaggacaacttttttatacaatacttactaaaaaccataaaatttaataaacagaagtttctttaattattattgtaaaaatattccataagaaaagaaagactgcattgtgttgtatccaaaacaaaattttgacggccaatttcttcactggatgtaaaccggtttagttccagttcaaatgcaacaatcgatcatgaaccaatttaaataggaatcggttgttgcatttcttCTTACAGAAACCATTCAGAATTGCAAGTCATAATCCGGATGTTTCTCAGTAAAGTTCAGtcagaaatgagccggaattccggctggctccagtcagtattccggctccagtgacacaacctattctaactagaatcggttgtgtcactggagccggaatactgactggaaacagctggaattccggctcatttccggctgaactttactgggttttaaTGAAATATTGCACTCATAAATTGGGTAATATTCTACCCAAAAACTGAGGAATTACAACTGGCTTTGTTGTCTACTCAAAAATTGGGTAAGCTTCTGCTcataatatgagtaaaaatcgatcaatttttggttttgttgaagttctactgaacccaaaatttgagtaatgttcaactcaaagtctgcgtaataattacttaatttttggttttgttaaatttgtactgaactcaaaatttgagcaatgttgaactcAAAATCTGAGTACTAGTGAAGCACTTTTGGGTTTAGTGTAGATAATATTGTACTCAAAAACCGAGTAATAATTACTCAGTTTTTGGTTCATGCTGgcttactcaaatttgagtaactccggaattactcaatttaagggttgttccactttatctggaaatgggtgggattaaactcatttttgagtaactttttacgagcgtgtAGACTTTTTTGACGTCTAGGACCAggggtg is part of the Topomyia yanbarensis strain Yona2022 chromosome 1, ASM3024719v1, whole genome shotgun sequence genome and encodes:
- the LOC131689762 gene encoding uncharacterized protein LOC131689762, encoding MRRYPSVDQQHAAAVQIVKLFPQLSNTRVTPTAPDESFFFWRNGGKEKGAHTGMIFHRIRNVIKQLPAGKHKYNRGTMPVEESVSTELVERAQLLRVMLASASVAEHICDEMDRCFPVLKLLLKEKKPVNDILDMFPHLCSYEGLVIRQMFERLYPNRTEGLKIEDVFSQCLSYSPSRFSRVEDDHIRGCLRIISHMPIRGQKRTLVGCPTVGEEHSASILIRWIGECLDTYVASPATDSKLHMVCVASPMKRGNYAVICEKKVIFETNNSIHAVEILFKCYAVLGVEVPPNFRMFWDFLACAIYNIIPHSQRTTVNRLVQTFIEVSRARIDNK